The Quercus lobata isolate SW786 chromosome 4, ValleyOak3.0 Primary Assembly, whole genome shotgun sequence genome segment TCAGTATTATTCAAGCTCAAAtcaattttattgatataaaaatatagaGTTGCTCTAGTATACGGGGAGTATACAACTGGGGTCCATACAATCAATCACAAAAGATTACATAAATCGATCAAATCAGTAACAGAACATTGGGATGTTCCTTGAGGAGATTGTTTGATAATCGAAAAtgaacttcttcttttataatgGACTTCACTAAGATTTGGGTCTAACAGGTGTAACAGCATAATGCTTTTGTTGGAGGGAGTAGAAATGATTGATAGCTTAAACAATATCTAGCAAGTAACAAGTTAAGGGAGGCCAATAGCTAGCTGTTCTGTCACACTCTTAAAAACAGATGAGGAGTAGAAAGGGCAagatatatatttcttttccaCTTTGTCTATGTTATTTGCAGTTGTATACACAATTATTGGTCTGTGAAATACAGATGAAGCACTTTGTCTATGGGCATTGTAGAAAGGATAGAATATGATCGTAATCATTCTTCTTATACATAATTATTAGTCTATGTAATACGTTTTAAATTGTAAGGGATTTTTTGTTTAACTACATATGTGTATGATGCTATCCATCTGCTAATGTTATTTGCAGTTGTATATGTTAGTGATTGTGCACGCACACAAGTACAGACATAAATGTTCTTTTGTGTAAAACAATCTTCATGGAGAAGCTGATATGTATCATCCCTTTtgtcttgttttctttttacttgaGAGGCCTGAAAAGTTCAATGGCCTCCTGCAGAGGCTGCGCTTTCTTGAAGCCCATGAATTGGTATCCTCAAATTTTAATTCAGCCAACCAATTATTGGCAAAATTATCTGGAAACATACAAAGAGTTTTGGGCTTTGAATACCCGTTAAACGATTGCCAACTCACTGGGATGCTTGTCAATATTGCATCATGCAAGCCATCGCCTTGCTTCCACTCTGAATTTGGTCGGTCTGCTTGTTGAGTTCCCTTTGATATTTACATGGAGAATGCAATGGATGGGAAACAACTCCTTATCAAATCTCATGTTGATGTACTAGCAGGTTATTCTCTTCAAGCGtataccttgaaattttttcagATCAATTTCaacagtgtgtgtgtgtgcatgcacACAGGCACAAattgcatttaaaataaaagagcaTAATTTGTTTGATAAGTGCAAGGAATCAATTATAACCTACCTTTGATGGCCAAACTGCAGAGTCAATTAAGATTCTCCAAGTATTTAACCAAGCACGCTGGCTATAAACCTTCTTGGCACTCTGGCTTTCAGCCCTTCGGCTTGTACAACGAGTTGAGACTAGTCCTTGTTAACATTTCTtatcatgaaaaaataaatacagtTATCTGATATTTGCTCTTTCCATGCTTTGTTACAGGAACGTGATCCTCCAGAAGGTCCAATTCCACATCTTGAGGCCTGTCTTTGTGTCCTTTTGTCTATCGTCCCCTTGGCAATTGCTAATGTTTTGGAGGATGAGGCCAAATTCTCTCAAGCTACTGCTACTGGATATTTTGAGTCTGCATATGGACATAAAATGAATGGAAAGGCTCTTGCTTGAAGGAAAGAGGGATTGATTTCCTCTCTCCAAGTCCTTGGACACTTTTCTAGCCTTTTATACCCTCCTGCGTCAGTTGTTGATGCAGCTAATAGTGCAGCTAGAAAAGCAGCTAGCTTCATTTCTAGTGGCAAGAATGAAAGGAATATTGTAGGTGGAGGCAGTCATGCAGATACTTCTATAAGAGCaggtatgtttttatttttgataaatgacAATCTTATTGATGAACATATTCTTCCCATTCCTTCTCACAGGAGTAGAGCAGGTTAAGTTCATAAAAACACCCCATTGGCTCCAACTCCTAATCCTGTGTAGCTCtgacaaaatttaaattccaCCGTAGGCACCATTGCAGAATTTCATAAGATCCGCTACCGAAGCCTCTTTATACCGACTAAACCAAACAACACTAGAAACTCCTCCTTTAAGGGTTTGTCCCCGCACCACCTATCAtgccaaaatttcactctagaTCCATCACCCACCTCATACTGAATAAATTGTGGAAATGATGCCCACTCGCGTATAACATATTTCCAAATACTCACTCCATATGGGCGTATCACCTCCTTGGTGCCCCACCCACCCCAAGCACTTCCATACTACACCTCAACCACCATCCTCCAAAGTGATCCCCACTCAAAAACATTCCTCCATAGCCATTTCCTTAAAAAGTACTTAATTAAAGCATATTGGATTCCTGATACTTTTGAAGAGGTGTACAAATCTTAAGTCCAATGTACCGGATGGAACTTGGACTCCTCTCCTAAACTGCTCCATAAAAAATATCTCTAAATTTTTCAATACATTGGCCACAGAAGGATAGGgaataaagaaaggaaataagttagcaaattgGAGAGGGTGCTCTTAAATAATGTAACCCGTTACCCGACCTCCCCTTAGATAAATAAAGTCGTTTCCCACCTTCTAATCTCCTATCCATCTCAAATTCTCAATGATTGGGTTCCATCACCTTTAAGAGCAGGTGTTTTGGGGAAGCATATGATTAACTTGTAATCTCAAATTCTTATAACATGAGAGCAATACTTAATTCATACATTACATATACATGGGTCTAGTTTACTGCCTAGTCACTTTGTCTTGTGCTTTCTGTAATCTTTTTGCAATTTATTGTTTATGCTTTCAGGAGCCAACATGAGGCACCTCATAGTGGAAGCTTGCGTTGCAAGAAATTTAGTTGACACATCAGCATATTTTTGGCCTGGTTATGTGTCTGCATCAATAATCTCACTGTCAGATTCATTGCTAGTTGAAATATCCCCATGGTCAACGTTTATGGAAGGAGCACCATTAAATGCTTCTCTAATAAATTCCCCCATAAAGACTCCTGCTTCAAGGTATAACAAAGTTCTTGTTTGTTATACTCTAGTACTAGAAACTACTGGCGTGAATAATTTTCTCCATTTTCCCTATTCTAGTTTAGAGGAGATagagaaattatattatatagctCTGAATGGGTCAGAGGAAGAGAAGTCAGCAGCGGCAAAGATTCTATGTGGTGCATCTGTCAGCCGTGGATGGAACATTCAGGTAGCATCACTAGTGATATTGGATATTGGAAATTTTTGAAGTCCTCTTCTATTGTAGTCTCACCTAGAGGTGCTTTATGCCTTTATAATTGATTATATATTTCATGAATTGTTTCCCATACTAACAGAGTTtgtaaatagtaaaattatggttaaatgtCAAATTCACCGTTTCctaataacttaaacttttgagatattctaaaatttattatggTATCGGATTAGGTGGTCTAGTTCAAACCTTATTCCACTCTATCTCccatttaaaaacttaaaaatgttgGGCCCCATTTATTAAGGAGGACCTAGGTCCACAAGTGAGGGAGAGTATTAgaattataataaaatgattGGATTCACCATTTGGTCCCATTTActaatagcttaagcttttgggtcAATTGGTATTTTATTAGTacaaatcaaacaagtaaaccCATACTTGACTCCCTTATGCTTTTGAGTGAAAGCAACAAGAAAACTAGTTCTTTCAAACAAAATCTTTGCCTCAACCTTAGCTGAAACCATTTATACTCCAGGCAGTTTAAAACACCACATGCACAGCACAGCCCTTACCTGGAACCAATATATGTCCTTTGAATTTTTGTCCTCCTTTTATGCTACTTGGAACTTACTCCTTTTTTACTTTGTACTCCCATCCCCCTTCTCTTTATTCTTGAAGAAAATGACTTTGTATCTACTTTTGAATCACTTGTTTTCTTGGAAGGAACATGTGGTGCACTTTGTGGTCAAGCTTCTTTCTCCTCCAGTTCCTCCTAGTTATACTGGACCAGGCAGCCACTTAATTGATTATATGTCCTTGTTAAGTGCTCTTCTTTTTGGAGCTTCTGCTATTAATACTGTTCATATACTTTCTTTGCATGGTATGGTAAGTacttctattttatattttatggcTCTAGGTTGATgatatgagttttattttatatacatagGCTCTTGATGTTATGGTCTCATACTGACTCATGACCTCACACAATTTGCCGTCATAATCCCAGTTCATAACAAGTGGGGCATTGCTACCTAGTCATAGGAATCATAACATTGAAGAAGTGTGTAGCATGAATACCAGAAAAATGTGGTTTTCCTTAATCATTTTGATTGAATTACTgatatacaaaatgaaaaagtacGAGATAAATATCACTGATGATATTAtccccttcatttttttttgaagtaaaagTTTCTTGCTGTGTTcatatgaaaattataatttattccTTCATCAGCACGTATAAGCTCccatttattttggatataattATCAGATTTAGAAAAGATATTGTCATTTCCTACTTTCTTGTTTTGATGACCTGATTATTTTGCTTCAAGACTTGGGGTATAAATGTGGCTACTGTTTTGGCACAGTGTGGACTATTGTGTCAATGCTTTTTATGCACACCATTAGATTCTTTTATTGATTGTTAGTGACAATATTAATTATATGGTTCTATCATCTATGTTGTGGCAAATACTCAAGTCTGTCCCTCTCTTTGATGCCTTAATCCCAACCACTTAGTGGATTTCTAAGGTTTGAGCCAATGAGCTCTGGTTCCAATGACACTTACTCCTCCCATTATAAGTGGGAGGGTAAGGTCGTGGGTTCAAAACCCATTGGGTGAGTGtataaattaccaataaaaGAGGTGTTACATCAACCATTACTCAGAACCCTCTTCCTATCTTTGTGCTTGGGACTGGctatgtgaaaaatattgagtagttGTTTAGTAAATAT includes the following:
- the LOC115983920 gene encoding mediator of RNA polymerase II transcription subunit 33A-like codes for the protein MRHLIVEACVARNLVDTSAYFWPGYVSASIISLSDSLLVEISPWSTFMEGAPLNASLINSPIKTPASSLEEIEKLYYIALNGSEEEKSAAAKILCGASVSRGWNIQEHVVHFVVKLLSPPVPPSYTGPGSHLIDYMSLLSALLFGASAINTVHILSLHGMRISCNKKAKSICRTGRRNLITRKSLVSSSSKVLITFADSRIRVVDGIDLVHKFKENYQNSLCNEVCSYEHVIFLSVDSYTM